The following are encoded in a window of Oncorhynchus mykiss isolate Arlee chromosome Y, USDA_OmykA_1.1, whole genome shotgun sequence genomic DNA:
- the LOC118945297 gene encoding basic proline-rich protein-like: PPPPTPPTPPPSPPPPSPPPPPPSPPPPPPPPPPPPPTSPPPSPSPPPPPPSPPPPSPPPPPPPPPTSPPPPPPSPPPPPPPPPPPTSPPPSPSPPPPPPPPPPPPPPPTPTPPPPPPPTPTPPPPPPPPTPPTPPPPPTSPPPSPPPPPPPPPPPPPPSPPPPPPPPTPPPPPPPPPPPPPSPPPPPPPPPPPTPPPPPPPSPPPPSPPPPPPPPPPTPPPPPPPPPPSPPPQPLPPTPSPPPPPPPPPTPPPPPPPPPSPPPQPLPPTPSPPPPSPPPPSPPPPSPPPPPPPPTPPPPPPPPPSPTPPPPPPPPSPPPPPPPPTPPPPPPPPPSPPPPPPPPPPTPPPPPPPPPTPPPPPPPSPTPPPPPPPPSPPPPPPPPTPPPPPPPPPPPPTPPPPPPPPPTPPPPPPPSPTPPPTPPPPPPPPPTPPPPPPPPPSPPPPPPPPTPPPPPPPPSPPPPSPTPPPPPPPPPPLSPTPPPPPPPPPTPPPTPPPPPPPPPPPPTPPPPPPSLLKEGRLFFPEFILYSKLDWLIVNMFKDSEV; the protein is encoded by the exons ccaccacccccaacaccaccaacaccaccaccatcaccaccaccaccatcaccaccaccaccaccaccatcaccaccaccaccaccaccaccaccaccaccaccaccaccaacatcaccaccaccatcaccatcaccaccaccaccaccaccatcaccaccaccaccatcaccaccaccaccaccaccaccaccaccaacatcaccaccaccaccaccaccatcaccaccaccaccaccaccaccaccaccaccaccaacatcaccaccaccatcaccatcaccaccaccaccaccaccaccaccacccccaccaccaccaccaccaacaccaacaccaccaccaccaccaccaccaacaccaacaccaccaccaccaccaccaccaccaacaccaccaacaccaccaccaccaccaacatcaccaccaccatcaccaccaccaccaccaccaccaccaccaccaccaccaccaccatcaccaccaccaccaccaccacccccaacaccaccaccaccaccaccaccaccaccaccaccaccaccatcaccaccaccaccaccaccaccaccaccacccccaacaccaccaccaccaccaccaccatcaccaccaccaccatcaccaccaccaccaccaccaccaccacccccaacaccaccaccaccaccaccaccaccaccaccatcaccaccaccacaaccactacccccaacaccatcaccaccaccaccaccaccaccacccccaacaccaccaccaccaccaccaccaccaccatcaccaccaccacaaccactacccccaacaccatcaccaccaccaccatcaccaccaccaccatcaccaccaccaccatcaccaccaccaccaccaccacccccaacaccaccaccaccaccaccaccaccaccatcaccaacaccaccaccaccaccaccaccaccatcaccaccaccaccaccaccacccccaacaccaccaccaccaccaccaccaccaccatcaccaccaccaccaccaccaccaccacccccaacaccaccaccaccaccaccaccacccccaacaccaccaccaccaccaccaccatcaccaacaccaccaccaccaccaccaccaccatcaccaccaccaccaccaccacccccaacaccaccaccaccaccaccaccaccaccaccacccccaacaccaccaccaccaccaccaccacccccaacaccaccaccaccaccaccaccatcaccaacaccaccaccaacaccaccaccaccaccaccaccacccccaacaccaccaccaccaccaccaccaccaccatcaccaccaccaccaccaccacccccaacaccaccaccaccaccaccaccaccatcaccaccaccaccatcaccaacaccaccaccaccaccaccaccaccaccaccactatcaccaacaccaccaccaccaccaccaccacccccaacaccaccaccaacaccaccaccaccaccaccaccaccaccaccacccccaacaccaccaccaccaccaccatcactcctGAAAGAGGGACGATTATTTTTTCCTGAGTTTATATTATATTCCAaacttgattggttgattg TAAACATGTTTAAGGACAGTGAGGTGTGA